The following proteins come from a genomic window of Sphaerisporangium rubeum:
- a CDS encoding adenylate/guanylate cyclase domain-containing protein, whose amino-acid sequence MQGESTGYPDVAAHPAGDAHVAVADPHLPPATQPVRGVVWAFHMLVPLLALWLLLAYAERLNIAWEHPVSHFALIVGIAGVNVVLGLMISRAAARRDDARLLLVSLVFLTCAGFFLLHGLATPTIILARGSYGFDIGQPVGLLMASALAFTSSLPLGERAARAVIARADLLRAGLVVVLVLWGCASLVEGLTPLSAPPPKGGATIGALSWAGAALFGVAALQMFRIHRRRPSAMLVSLVTAYALLSESMIAGFFRPNWLLTWWEWHLLLTMAFAFVAYSAYIQFRREGSSHGLFDSVALAATVRRIQAQYDEALEELVGHLRRMGERGADDAPLATRLAGKFRLSEGQAAVLDRAGQALAAERELSLRLGALVDVGRQARVGLREEDLLRDALERVRQAYGDVRLGLVHEGRVEIGGRSFGAGDFAGGEPVAAGGAVMHPLTVKGVLAGVLKVPVGTTRQDDALAATLASQLSIALENARLYRELETLFRQYMSPDVAASLLADPRQAALGGSLVELTALFADLKGFTSFSEKVSPGEIVEMLNRYHTAAVPCVLRHGGTIVQFVGDALLALFNAPAGQERHAEMAARAGLAMQAAAERIAAGNPGYPRFRIGINTGMALVGNIGSPELRGFNAMGDAVNVAARFEALAEPGTVVIGATTREQIGDAAKVRPLGPLALKGKEHSVEAYVLTALD is encoded by the coding sequence GTGCAGGGGGAATCGACCGGGTACCCGGATGTGGCCGCGCACCCGGCCGGCGACGCTCACGTCGCCGTCGCGGACCCCCACCTCCCCCCCGCCACCCAGCCCGTCCGCGGCGTCGTGTGGGCCTTCCACATGCTCGTGCCGCTGCTCGCGCTGTGGCTGCTGCTGGCGTACGCCGAGCGGCTCAACATCGCGTGGGAACACCCGGTGAGCCACTTCGCGCTGATCGTCGGCATCGCCGGGGTCAACGTCGTGCTCGGCCTGATGATCAGCCGGGCCGCCGCACGGCGGGACGACGCGCGGTTGCTGCTGGTGTCACTGGTCTTCCTGACCTGCGCGGGGTTCTTCCTCCTGCACGGGCTCGCCACCCCCACGATCATCCTGGCCAGAGGCAGCTACGGCTTCGACATCGGTCAGCCGGTCGGGCTGCTCATGGCGTCGGCGCTGGCCTTCACCTCCTCCCTGCCGCTCGGCGAGCGCGCCGCCAGAGCGGTCATAGCCCGGGCCGACCTGCTGCGGGCCGGCCTCGTCGTCGTGCTGGTGCTGTGGGGGTGCGCCTCGCTGGTGGAGGGTCTCACGCCGCTCAGCGCGCCGCCGCCGAAAGGCGGCGCGACCATCGGCGCGCTGTCGTGGGCCGGCGCCGCGCTGTTCGGGGTGGCGGCGCTGCAGATGTTCCGCATCCACCGGCGGCGGCCGTCGGCGATGCTGGTCAGCCTGGTCACGGCGTACGCGCTGCTGTCCGAGTCCATGATCGCCGGGTTCTTCCGGCCCAACTGGCTGCTGACGTGGTGGGAGTGGCACCTGCTGCTCACCATGGCGTTCGCGTTCGTCGCGTACAGCGCCTACATCCAGTTCCGCCGCGAGGGCTCGAGCCACGGCCTGTTCGACTCGGTCGCGCTGGCCGCCACGGTGCGGCGCATCCAGGCGCAGTACGACGAGGCGCTTGAGGAACTCGTCGGCCACCTGCGCCGCATGGGTGAGCGAGGCGCGGACGACGCGCCGCTCGCGACCCGCCTGGCCGGCAAGTTCCGGCTGAGCGAAGGCCAGGCGGCCGTGCTCGACCGCGCCGGCCAGGCCCTCGCCGCCGAGCGTGAGCTGTCACTGCGGCTCGGAGCGCTGGTCGACGTCGGACGGCAGGCGCGGGTCGGGCTGCGCGAGGAGGACCTGCTGCGCGACGCGCTGGAGCGGGTGCGGCAGGCGTACGGCGACGTGCGTCTCGGGCTCGTGCACGAGGGCCGCGTCGAGATCGGCGGCCGGTCGTTCGGGGCCGGGGACTTCGCGGGAGGCGAGCCGGTGGCCGCCGGTGGCGCGGTGATGCACCCGCTGACCGTCAAGGGGGTGCTCGCCGGGGTGCTCAAGGTGCCGGTCGGCACGACACGCCAGGACGACGCTCTCGCCGCCACCCTGGCCAGCCAGTTGTCCATCGCGCTTGAGAACGCGCGGCTGTACCGCGAACTGGAGACGCTGTTCCGGCAGTACATGTCGCCGGACGTCGCGGCGTCCCTGCTCGCCGACCCCCGCCAGGCGGCGCTCGGCGGGTCGCTCGTCGAGCTGACCGCGTTGTTCGCCGACCTCAAGGGGTTCACGTCCTTCTCCGAGAAGGTCTCACCCGGCGAGATCGTCGAGATGCTCAACCGGTACCACACCGCCGCCGTGCCGTGTGTGCTGCGGCACGGCGGCACGATCGTGCAGTTCGTCGGGGACGCGCTGCTCGCGCTGTTCAACGCGCCGGCCGGCCAGGAACGGCACGCCGAGATGGCGGCGCGCGCCGGGCTCGCCATGCAGGCCGCGGCGGAGAGGATCGCCGCCGGCAACCCCGGCTACCCGAGGTTCCGTATCGGCATCAACACCGGCATGGCGCTGGTCGGCAACATCGGCAGCCCCGAACTGCGCGGCTTCAACGCCATGGGTGACGCGGTGAACGTCGCCGCGCGCTTCGAGGCGCTCGCCGAGCCCGGCACCGTGGTGATCGGGGCGACCACCCGTGAGCAGATCGGCGACGCCGCCAAGGTGCGGCCGCTCGGCCCGCTCGCCCTGAAGGGCAAGGAGCACAGCGTCGAGGCGTACGTGCTCACCGCTCTGGACTGA
- a CDS encoding MFS transporter, with protein sequence MNRRWWALVAVSLATFMTYLDNNVVNVALPTIQRDLGLTISGLEWIVSGYILVFAGLLLAGGRLADVFGQRRIFVLGLVVFSLASTAAGLSTDGTMLVLSRGVQGVGAALLTPTALSLIPRIFPDTRERNTAVGLWSAVGALALAFGPLTGGFISENWHWGWIYLINVPIGALTLALGLWALPRDSARSRGSSLDLPGLAASATALFALTYALIEGESQGWTSAVTLGSFAVAAAAAALFVMIERRVTQPMIDLSLFRERVFSGGLTAMGLWAFGVFGIYFFTALWLQNVLGYSPIEAGSAFIPMALLMAAVATVAPRLAARFGTAPTVAAGLALMSGSVLALSFTGADGAYRDLLPWFLMYGLGAGLLVPLTNAILDTLQKGRAGVASGTLNVSREVFGLLGITVLGAILNARQNTSLTTGATPLTAFLDGYQLALTIAAAIMAVGVPLSLLTLRRHPVSPVVPEPPKLLESVA encoded by the coding sequence ATGAATCGCCGATGGTGGGCCCTGGTGGCGGTCTCCCTGGCCACCTTCATGACGTATCTCGACAACAACGTGGTCAACGTGGCGCTGCCGACCATTCAGCGTGATCTCGGGCTGACCATCTCCGGTCTGGAGTGGATCGTCAGCGGCTACATCCTGGTGTTCGCCGGTCTGCTCCTGGCAGGCGGACGGCTCGCCGACGTGTTCGGTCAACGGCGGATCTTCGTGCTCGGACTCGTGGTGTTCTCGCTCGCGTCCACGGCCGCCGGACTGTCCACCGACGGCACCATGCTGGTACTCAGCCGTGGCGTGCAGGGAGTCGGCGCGGCCCTGCTGACACCCACCGCGCTCAGCCTGATCCCGCGGATCTTCCCCGACACGCGGGAACGCAACACGGCCGTCGGCCTGTGGAGTGCCGTCGGTGCGCTCGCGCTGGCGTTCGGGCCGCTCACCGGGGGCTTCATCAGCGAGAACTGGCACTGGGGCTGGATCTACCTGATCAACGTCCCGATCGGCGCACTGACCCTCGCGCTCGGCCTCTGGGCCCTGCCGCGCGACTCGGCGCGCTCCAGGGGCTCCAGCCTGGACCTCCCCGGCCTGGCCGCCTCAGCGACCGCACTGTTCGCTCTGACGTACGCGCTCATCGAAGGCGAGAGCCAGGGCTGGACGTCCGCGGTCACCCTCGGTTCGTTCGCTGTGGCCGCCGCGGCCGCCGCACTGTTCGTCATGATCGAGCGGCGCGTGACACAGCCGATGATCGACCTGTCGCTGTTCCGCGAGCGGGTCTTCAGCGGCGGCCTGACCGCCATGGGACTGTGGGCCTTCGGCGTGTTCGGCATCTACTTCTTCACCGCGCTCTGGCTGCAGAACGTGCTCGGCTACTCGCCGATCGAGGCCGGCTCGGCGTTCATCCCCATGGCCCTGCTGATGGCGGCCGTCGCCACCGTGGCCCCCCGCCTCGCCGCCAGGTTCGGCACCGCCCCCACCGTCGCGGCGGGCCTCGCCCTGATGTCCGGCTCGGTACTCGCGCTGTCCTTCACCGGGGCGGACGGCGCCTACCGCGACCTGCTGCCGTGGTTCCTGATGTACGGCCTAGGCGCCGGCCTGCTCGTACCCCTGACCAACGCCATCCTCGACACCCTCCAGAAAGGCCGCGCCGGCGTCGCCTCAGGCACATTGAACGTCTCCCGCGAGGTCTTCGGCCTCCTCGGCATCACCGTCCTCGGCGCCATACTCAACGCGCGCCAGAACACGTCCCTCACCACCGGCGCCACCCCCCTGACCGCCTTCCTGGACGGCTACCAACTCGCCCTGACCATCGCCGCCGCCATCATGGCCGTAGGCGTACCCCTGAGCCTGCTCACGCTACGCCGTCACCCGGTTTCTCCCGTCGTCCCCGAGCCGCCGAAGCTGCTCGAATCCGTGGCCTGA
- the purQ gene encoding phosphoribosylformylglycinamidine synthase subunit PurQ, producing the protein MGAARVGVVTFPGTLDDQDASRAVRNAGGEAVPLWHADHDLRGVDAVFLPGGFSYGDYLRCGAISRFAPLMEELIPAARAGLPVLGTCNGFQILCEAHLLPGALTRNEGLHYVCRDQRIRVERNATPWTSDFTEGQELLLPVKHGEGRYVADAATLTELEESGRVLFRYVGGNPNGSMNDIAGVSNEAGNVVGLMPHPEHAVEELTGAPGVDGLGFFTSILKRFANL; encoded by the coding sequence ATGGGTGCTGCCCGGGTGGGCGTGGTCACTTTTCCCGGAACTCTCGACGACCAGGACGCGTCACGGGCCGTCAGGAACGCCGGCGGCGAGGCCGTCCCCCTGTGGCACGCCGACCACGACCTGCGCGGCGTCGACGCGGTGTTCCTGCCCGGCGGGTTCTCCTACGGCGACTACCTGCGCTGCGGCGCGATCTCCAGGTTCGCTCCGCTCATGGAAGAGCTGATCCCCGCGGCGCGGGCCGGCCTGCCGGTGCTCGGCACCTGCAACGGCTTCCAGATCCTCTGCGAGGCCCACCTGCTGCCGGGAGCGCTCACCCGCAACGAGGGCCTCCACTACGTCTGCCGCGACCAGCGGATCAGGGTGGAGCGCAACGCCACGCCGTGGACGTCCGACTTCACCGAGGGCCAGGAGCTGCTGCTGCCGGTCAAGCACGGCGAGGGCCGGTACGTCGCCGACGCCGCCACGCTCACCGAGCTGGAGGAGTCCGGCCGCGTGCTGTTCCGGTACGTCGGCGGCAACCCCAACGGCTCCATGAACGACATCGCCGGCGTCAGCAACGAGGCCGGCAACGTCGTGGGTCTCATGCCCCACCCCGAGCACGCCGTCGAGGAGCTCACCGGAGCCCCTGGTGTCGACGGCCTCGGCTTCTTCACCTCCATCTTGAAGAGGTTCGCCAACCTGTGA
- a CDS encoding Crp/Fnr family transcriptional regulator yields MTSSPEPGEFLALLSEDEVADLREIGRLRRWDRGATLMSEGDTSDWALVLTSGRVKVSSHTANGNEVVLAIRGPGSLLGDMSVISGEPRSGTVTALEPVEGYVVRDFAGFLNDHGRVAVLLLKLVVGRLRDSDRKRVEYGAFDTTGRVATRLVELAERFGEPSGAAVKIALPLSQDELAGWTGASREAVSKALRTLRDRGLIETGRRRVTIHDLQALRRRAR; encoded by the coding sequence ATGACGTCCTCGCCGGAACCTGGCGAGTTCCTCGCGCTGCTCAGCGAGGACGAGGTCGCGGACCTGCGGGAGATCGGCCGCTTACGGCGCTGGGACCGCGGCGCCACGTTGATGTCGGAAGGCGACACCTCCGACTGGGCCCTGGTGCTCACCTCCGGCCGGGTCAAGGTGTCGTCGCACACCGCGAACGGCAACGAGGTCGTGCTCGCCATCCGCGGCCCCGGCTCCCTGCTCGGCGACATGTCCGTCATCAGCGGCGAGCCCCGCTCCGGCACCGTGACCGCTCTTGAGCCCGTCGAGGGCTACGTGGTCCGCGACTTCGCCGGTTTCCTCAACGACCACGGCCGCGTCGCCGTCCTGCTCCTGAAACTGGTCGTCGGCCGCCTGCGCGACTCCGACCGCAAACGCGTCGAGTACGGCGCCTTCGACACCACAGGCCGCGTCGCGACCCGCCTCGTGGAACTGGCGGAACGCTTCGGCGAACCCTCCGGCGCCGCCGTCAAGATAGCCCTCCCTCTCTCCCAGGACGAACTCGCCGGCTGGACCGGCGCCTCCCGCGAAGCCGTCAGCAAAGCCCTCCGCACCCTCCGCGACCGCGGCCTCATAGAGACCGGCCGCCGCCGGGTCACCATCCACGACCTCCAGGCCCTTCGCCGCCGAGCCCGCTGA
- a CDS encoding MFS transporter has product MVVLPQTGTPLPGTPEYARRLRHAWRVCSVTSLGLVLIGVNASTLNVALPAVVRHFDASAFASSWILLAYLLVNTTTLVFFGRVADLVGRREVYLAGFALFTLCSLLAGLSPDVGFLIAMRALQGLASAMILANGTVIITAAFPPDRLSQGMGVYIGTLSVAQLAGPALGGLIADSLGWQWVFWVNVLPGVLGLAWAWTTLRRVPPGPRTPIDLAGNLLVFAALTALLTALSDAGSHGVGGPVTLTGLAIFLVLLPLLFAAERRASHPVLDPRLFGHRMLTYANLASFCTALSRSALVLLVSLYFQAARGADGFTAALGVLPVPVGMALASPVAGALGRRLSPYTLSVTGCAMNCAGLFVLTFSTGTGTPYWLIGLGLFLAGAGNGAFLTGNTTQVMSALPPGGLGVVNGFRLMIMNVGIVLSVATTLTVLTGTLPPALRDLVYAGTLSRLTPVAVDHLMTGFTRTYAVLATVATAGLTLAALARPQAAVPAPEA; this is encoded by the coding sequence ATGGTCGTCCTCCCCCAGACCGGCACCCCCCTGCCGGGGACACCCGAATACGCCAGGAGGCTCCGCCACGCGTGGCGGGTGTGCTCGGTCACCAGCCTCGGGCTCGTGCTCATCGGGGTCAACGCCAGCACCCTCAACGTCGCGCTGCCGGCGGTCGTGCGTCACTTCGACGCCTCGGCGTTCGCCTCCTCGTGGATCCTGTTGGCGTACCTGCTGGTCAACACCACCACGCTGGTCTTCTTCGGCCGCGTGGCCGACCTGGTGGGACGGCGTGAGGTCTACCTCGCCGGGTTCGCGTTGTTCACCTTGTGCTCGCTGCTGGCGGGCCTGTCGCCGGACGTCGGCTTCCTCATCGCGATGCGCGCGCTCCAGGGACTGGCCTCGGCGATGATCCTCGCCAACGGCACCGTCATCATCACCGCGGCCTTCCCCCCTGACCGGCTCAGTCAGGGCATGGGGGTCTACATCGGCACCCTCTCGGTGGCCCAGCTCGCCGGGCCGGCCCTCGGCGGGCTCATCGCCGACTCACTCGGCTGGCAGTGGGTCTTCTGGGTGAACGTCCTCCCCGGTGTCCTCGGCCTGGCCTGGGCCTGGACGACGCTGCGCCGCGTGCCACCCGGCCCGCGCACCCCCATCGACCTGGCCGGCAACCTGCTCGTCTTCGCCGCGCTGACCGCTCTGCTCACCGCCTTGTCCGACGCGGGCTCGCACGGCGTCGGCGGACCGGTCACGCTCACCGGTCTGGCGATCTTCCTGGTGCTCCTGCCGCTGCTGTTCGCCGCCGAGCGCCGCGCCTCCCACCCGGTCCTGGACCCCCGGCTGTTCGGCCACCGCATGCTGACCTACGCCAACCTGGCATCGTTCTGCACCGCCTTGTCGAGGTCGGCGCTGGTGCTGCTGGTCTCGCTGTACTTCCAGGCGGCCCGCGGCGCCGACGGCTTCACCGCCGCTCTCGGCGTGCTCCCCGTCCCCGTCGGCATGGCCCTGGCGTCCCCGGTGGCAGGCGCGCTCGGCCGCCGCCTCTCGCCGTACACCCTCTCGGTCACCGGCTGCGCCATGAACTGCGCCGGCCTGTTCGTGCTGACCTTCTCGACCGGCACCGGCACCCCGTACTGGCTGATCGGCCTCGGCCTGTTCCTCGCCGGCGCCGGCAACGGCGCCTTCCTCACCGGCAACACCACCCAGGTGATGTCCGCACTTCCCCCCGGCGGCCTCGGCGTCGTCAACGGCTTCCGCCTGATGATCATGAATGTCGGCATAGTGCTGAGCGTCGCCACCACCCTGACCGTGCTGACCGGCACCCTCCCCCCCGCTCTACGCGACCTCGTCTACGCCGGCACCCTCTCCCGCCTCACCCCCGTCGCCGTGGACCACCTGATGACCGGTTTCACCCGCACCTACGCGGTCCTCGCCACCGTCGCCACCGCCGGCCTGACCCTCGCCGCACTCGCTCGACCGCAGGCGGCAGTGCCGGCCCCGGAGGCCTAG
- a CDS encoding TetR family transcriptional regulator, with the protein MAADKLTRDAVIDQAMALADEEGADAVTVRRLAARLGVTPMALYWHFKNKEELMAGLAEHVLTGVTAGYAAGDPWRKRLRLLVEAVVHAMREHPSLPGILAAVGDKHCVDSFNRATEAALDVLTEAGFTLSESFHISSYLLNGAIALVNGRPECSADPEDGAAERRRQRALRLEAMPRDRFPHVVEYGAIAAAPPDVEHYFAFGVDLLLRGVEGLAADRG; encoded by the coding sequence GTGGCCGCAGACAAGCTCACCCGGGACGCCGTGATCGACCAGGCGATGGCACTGGCCGACGAGGAAGGCGCGGACGCGGTCACCGTCCGCCGGCTCGCCGCGCGGCTCGGTGTCACACCCATGGCGCTGTACTGGCACTTCAAGAACAAGGAAGAGCTGATGGCGGGCCTCGCCGAGCACGTGCTCACCGGGGTCACCGCGGGGTACGCGGCAGGCGACCCGTGGCGTAAGCGGCTGCGGCTGCTGGTCGAGGCCGTGGTGCACGCCATGCGTGAGCATCCCTCACTGCCAGGCATCCTCGCCGCGGTGGGGGACAAGCACTGCGTCGACAGTTTCAACCGCGCCACCGAGGCCGCGCTCGACGTGCTCACCGAGGCGGGGTTCACGCTCAGCGAGAGCTTCCACATCTCGTCATACCTGCTCAACGGGGCCATCGCCTTGGTCAACGGCCGTCCGGAATGTTCGGCCGACCCCGAGGACGGTGCGGCGGAACGGCGACGGCAGCGTGCGCTGCGCCTGGAGGCCATGCCTCGTGACCGCTTCCCGCACGTCGTCGAGTACGGCGCGATCGCCGCCGCGCCGCCGGACGTCGAGCACTACTTCGCCTTCGGTGTCGATCTGCTGCTTCGCGGCGTCGAGGGCCTGGCGGCCGATCGGGGCTAG
- the purL gene encoding phosphoribosylformylglycinamidine synthase subunit PurL: MIDSVKRATETPEEPQPYAELGMKADEYARVRDILGRRPTSSELAIYSVMWSEHCSYKSSKVHLRQFADKAPRSEALLVGMGENAGVVDIGDGWAATFKIESHNHPSYVEPRQGAATGVGGIVRDIMAMGARPVAVMDALRFGALDAPDTRRVLPGVVDGISFYGNCLGLPNIGGEVAFDPCYSGNPLVNALCVGLLRKDRIKLATAPGPGNKVVLFGARTGPDGIGGASVLASATFEDESHAKRPAVQVGDPFMEKLLIECCLELFEADVVVGIQDLGAAGVSCATTELAAKGTGGMHVDLDLVPLRDPSLRPEEILMSESQERMMAVVTPEDIDAFMAICARWDVPATVIGEVTGTGRLVMDWHGETIVDIPPGTAADEGPVYERPFHEPAGQAALNADHTARLPRPTDLRATLLELLGSPNVASKEWVTSQYDRYVRGNTVLAMPADAGVLRVGEVMPGAAETRRGIALATDGNGRYAKLDPYAGAQLALAEAYRNVAVTGARPLAVTNCLNFGSPEDPEVMWQFAEAVRGLADACRTLGVPVTGGNVSFYNQTGTTAIHPTPIIGVLGVLDDVARRVRHGFTGPGLKVLLLGETHDEFGGSEWAHRAHGHLGGLPPAADLEAERALADVLVTAAARGLLEGSHDVSDGGLGVALAECALAQGVGASVRLPVDDPFTGLFSESAARAIVVVRPEVFEEFAELAASSGVPCYGLGATGGDALVVEDVFTVPVTELRETHQAPLPAVLG, from the coding sequence ATGATCGATTCGGTCAAGCGGGCCACCGAGACCCCCGAGGAGCCCCAGCCCTACGCCGAGCTCGGCATGAAGGCCGACGAGTACGCGCGGGTGCGCGACATCCTCGGCCGCCGGCCCACGTCGTCCGAGCTCGCCATCTACTCGGTGATGTGGAGCGAGCACTGCTCCTACAAGTCGTCCAAGGTCCACCTGCGGCAGTTCGCCGACAAGGCCCCGCGCTCGGAGGCGCTGCTGGTCGGCATGGGTGAGAACGCCGGCGTGGTCGACATCGGCGACGGCTGGGCCGCGACCTTCAAGATCGAGTCGCACAACCACCCGTCGTACGTCGAGCCGCGCCAAGGCGCCGCCACCGGCGTCGGCGGCATCGTCCGCGACATCATGGCCATGGGGGCCCGTCCGGTCGCCGTGATGGACGCGCTGCGGTTCGGCGCGCTCGACGCACCCGACACGCGGCGCGTGCTGCCAGGCGTCGTGGACGGCATCAGCTTCTACGGCAACTGCCTCGGCCTGCCGAACATCGGCGGCGAGGTGGCCTTCGACCCCTGCTACAGCGGCAACCCGCTGGTCAACGCACTGTGCGTGGGCCTGCTCCGCAAGGACCGCATCAAGCTCGCCACCGCGCCTGGCCCCGGCAACAAGGTCGTGCTCTTCGGCGCGCGCACCGGCCCCGACGGCATCGGCGGCGCCTCGGTGCTCGCCTCGGCGACCTTCGAGGACGAGTCGCACGCCAAGCGGCCCGCCGTGCAGGTCGGCGACCCGTTCATGGAGAAGCTCCTCATCGAGTGCTGCCTCGAGCTGTTCGAGGCCGACGTGGTGGTCGGCATCCAGGACCTCGGCGCCGCCGGGGTCTCCTGCGCCACCACCGAGCTCGCGGCCAAGGGCACCGGCGGCATGCACGTCGACCTCGACCTCGTACCGCTGCGCGACCCGTCGCTGCGGCCCGAGGAGATCTTGATGAGCGAGTCCCAGGAACGCATGATGGCCGTGGTCACGCCGGAGGACATCGACGCCTTCATGGCGATCTGCGCGCGCTGGGACGTCCCCGCCACCGTGATCGGCGAGGTCACCGGCACCGGCCGCCTGGTGATGGACTGGCACGGCGAGACGATCGTCGACATCCCGCCGGGCACCGCCGCCGACGAGGGGCCGGTGTACGAGCGGCCCTTCCACGAGCCGGCCGGTCAGGCGGCGCTCAACGCCGACCACACCGCACGGCTGCCGAGGCCCACCGACCTGCGCGCCACGCTGCTTGAGCTGCTCGGCTCGCCGAACGTCGCGTCCAAGGAGTGGGTGACCTCCCAGTACGACCGGTACGTCCGGGGCAACACCGTGCTCGCCATGCCGGCGGACGCGGGGGTGCTGCGGGTCGGCGAGGTCATGCCGGGGGCCGCGGAGACCCGCAGGGGCATCGCGCTCGCCACCGACGGCAACGGCCGCTACGCCAAGCTCGACCCGTACGCCGGAGCGCAGCTCGCGCTCGCCGAGGCGTACCGCAACGTCGCGGTCACCGGTGCGCGTCCGCTCGCGGTGACCAACTGCCTGAACTTCGGCTCGCCGGAGGACCCCGAGGTGATGTGGCAGTTCGCCGAGGCCGTCCGCGGTCTCGCCGACGCCTGCCGCACGCTCGGCGTGCCGGTGACCGGCGGGAACGTGTCGTTCTACAACCAGACCGGCACGACGGCCATCCACCCGACGCCGATCATCGGCGTGCTCGGCGTCCTCGACGACGTCGCGCGCCGCGTACGTCACGGTTTCACCGGCCCGGGGCTGAAGGTCCTGCTGCTCGGCGAGACCCACGACGAGTTCGGCGGCTCCGAGTGGGCCCACCGCGCGCACGGCCACCTCGGCGGGCTGCCGCCGGCCGCCGACCTGGAGGCCGAGCGCGCGCTCGCCGACGTGCTCGTCACGGCCGCCGCGCGCGGGTTGCTCGAAGGGTCGCACGACGTGTCCGACGGCGGCCTCGGCGTCGCGCTCGCCGAGTGCGCGCTGGCGCAGGGGGTCGGGGCCTCGGTGCGGCTGCCGGTGGACGACCCGTTCACCGGGCTGTTCAGCGAGTCCGCGGCCCGTGCGATCGTCGTGGTGCGGCCGGAGGTGTTCGAGGAGTTCGCCGAGCTGGCCGCCTCGTCCGGTGTGCCGTGCTACGGGCTCGGCGCCACCGGCGGGGACGCGCTGGTGGTGGAGGACGTGTTCACGGTCCCGGTGACCGAACTGCGCGAGACGCACCAGGCGCCGCTGCCGGCCGTGCTCGGCTAG